A single genomic interval of Halosegnis longus harbors:
- a CDS encoding DUF7342 family protein — MADDASDSEGLMSRQTTGEDRVRMTAQQLSEPRTANWIASEAGWSHEPTKRVLDRLVADGILHRDDSGTHTTYYPDSRRQALQEAMRLRDSGHTVEELTDRLTEMKAQISDWAEEFGVESPNQLRGTLADATLAAAEEDRRRAIAREWEHLQNRIEIVGFAIREWNFLTPTTESTEAHS, encoded by the coding sequence ATGGCCGACGATGCATCGGACTCTGAAGGCCTCATGTCCCGCCAGACGACAGGGGAAGACCGCGTCCGGATGACCGCCCAGCAGTTGTCGGAGCCCCGGACGGCCAACTGGATTGCCTCTGAGGCGGGCTGGTCACACGAGCCAACCAAGCGAGTACTTGACCGCCTTGTCGCCGATGGCATTCTCCATCGTGACGACAGCGGTACTCATACGACGTATTATCCAGATTCCCGCCGGCAGGCACTGCAGGAGGCGATGCGGCTTCGCGACAGTGGGCACACAGTTGAGGAACTCACGGACCGGCTCACCGAGATGAAAGCGCAGATCAGCGACTGGGCGGAGGAATTCGGCGTTGAGTCACCGAATCAGCTTCGTGGAACGCTCGCTGACGCAACGCTTGCCGCTGCGGAGGAAGATCGGCGACGAGCGATAGCCCGTGAATGGGAGCACCTGCAAAACCGGATCGAAATCGTCGGGTTCGCAATCCGTGAGTGGAATTTCCTTACACCGACGACAGAGTCCACAGAGGCCCACAGCTAG
- a CDS encoding PAS domain S-box protein: MFELFTQRHPTIGVVGPASVETTLQDAQNSLDVAVSIASAGRDAPGSVEEFDCVIAAVTPESGSADRTDGDTAASPTEVSNWAVRNATRDSAPPVVYVASTEASIAEALEAGVTEYLPWELLAESPTTVLERAVTATEVQPTPDYRTIYDNVSEPLTLHDPQTGELIHANQRLCELLKYDRAELISMQVGDYTASIDGYDQAAAMEVITSATESGTVGPIEWPLETADGEHVWVEATLTTVTIDEQELVLSTATDVTDRRRQRRQFREISTHIDEVVYLARADLSEVLFINEAYADLFDQPVKRLYDDPMAVLDAVHPDDREAYRSDLINMSEHIREEESGPYTFSHRLRVDGETRWVEVRGYPSRGPGGAVDRIVGVIRDVTDARRREREYEQIFNGVTTAIAVHDPVTGEIVDVNDSYVELFEYDYETILQQGINSLSVPDEGYTSARAKDLITNVAENEEDETVEWRIETADGEHRLVEANLTVATVGGQRRVLGLLRDITERKRREREYEQIFNGVNDAIAIFDPETLSFVSVNDSYLELAGCDDLEEIRDLGIEGLSATEDGYTAQRGKELLQTVARSGEPKTIEWKLAPPDEEHSWIEVTLATAEIGGEQRVLSIQRDITKRKRREREFEQIFNGVTDIIGVYDPQTAELLDVNDTMCELLGYARDTIVNMDPEEVTATALGFDAKTIRDVIRDVAKSGDPARDIEWALRTASGEVVWIEVNAALTEIGGEQRVVTIARDVTGRRDREERVQVLNRVLRHNVRNDMDAVLGYTAAIEETAEDEVVQEYAESVHDIANSLLELSGKARAASQMLQDNDQPENSGAGTVLESVVANLRESHDEATIQLCSAEAPAPADTAVFRLVLSELIENAVEHGGDSPEVEIETTASRTNDEARITVRDDGPGIPDRVLSPFRADGESPLQHNHGIGLWLVNWGVRKLGGGIEFEQPTDGGTVVHVSLPNVLR; the protein is encoded by the coding sequence ATGTTCGAGCTCTTCACGCAACGACACCCGACAATTGGCGTGGTGGGGCCAGCGTCGGTCGAAACGACACTTCAAGACGCGCAGAATTCGCTCGACGTGGCTGTTTCAATAGCGTCTGCCGGACGTGACGCTCCCGGCTCAGTTGAGGAGTTCGACTGTGTGATTGCCGCGGTAACGCCTGAGTCGGGCAGCGCCGACCGGACAGACGGCGATACAGCCGCGTCACCGACCGAGGTCAGCAACTGGGCGGTTCGGAACGCCACCCGTGACTCCGCCCCACCGGTGGTGTACGTCGCCTCTACGGAGGCATCGATCGCTGAAGCGCTTGAGGCCGGTGTAACGGAATACCTCCCGTGGGAACTGCTCGCAGAATCGCCGACGACAGTGCTCGAGCGAGCGGTTACCGCAACAGAGGTACAGCCGACACCCGACTATCGGACCATCTACGACAACGTCTCTGAGCCACTCACACTTCATGACCCCCAGACGGGAGAGTTAATCCACGCAAATCAGCGGCTCTGTGAGTTACTAAAGTATGACCGAGCGGAGCTCATTTCCATGCAGGTTGGCGATTACACTGCGAGCATCGACGGGTACGATCAGGCCGCTGCCATGGAGGTTATTACCTCCGCGACGGAGAGCGGAACCGTCGGTCCAATTGAATGGCCGCTTGAGACGGCTGATGGCGAACACGTCTGGGTCGAAGCAACGCTGACGACGGTCACGATAGACGAGCAGGAACTAGTGTTGTCGACCGCCACGGATGTGACCGATCGTCGACGGCAGCGCCGTCAGTTCCGCGAGATATCGACGCATATCGATGAGGTCGTCTATCTGGCACGTGCGGACCTTTCTGAGGTGCTCTTTATTAACGAGGCCTACGCAGATTTGTTCGACCAACCGGTCAAACGCCTGTATGATGACCCGATGGCCGTTCTCGACGCCGTCCATCCGGACGATCGCGAGGCGTACCGCTCGGATCTCATCAATATGAGCGAACATATCCGCGAGGAGGAGTCGGGTCCGTACACGTTTAGTCACCGACTCCGCGTGGACGGTGAGACGCGCTGGGTAGAGGTACGCGGCTACCCGAGCCGCGGCCCGGGCGGTGCTGTCGACCGAATCGTCGGCGTCATTCGGGATGTCACCGACGCGCGACGCCGCGAGCGAGAGTACGAGCAGATATTTAACGGCGTGACCACCGCAATCGCAGTCCACGACCCCGTAACGGGTGAGATCGTCGATGTGAACGACAGTTACGTCGAGTTATTCGAATACGACTATGAGACGATCCTTCAACAGGGAATCAACAGTCTCAGTGTCCCTGATGAGGGGTATACCAGTGCGCGAGCGAAGGATCTCATCACCAATGTCGCCGAGAACGAGGAGGATGAGACCGTTGAGTGGCGAATCGAGACTGCCGACGGCGAACACCGTCTCGTCGAAGCGAACCTCACAGTCGCAACTGTAGGTGGACAGCGCCGTGTCCTCGGCTTGCTGCGCGATATTACCGAACGCAAGCGCCGCGAGCGGGAGTATGAGCAGATTTTCAACGGTGTCAACGACGCTATTGCCATCTTCGACCCGGAGACGCTCTCTTTTGTCAGTGTGAACGACTCGTATCTCGAGCTTGCAGGGTGCGACGATCTCGAGGAGATTCGAGACCTCGGTATCGAAGGTCTCAGCGCGACTGAGGATGGGTACACAGCCCAACGCGGTAAAGAACTACTTCAGACCGTCGCTCGTTCCGGTGAACCGAAGACCATCGAGTGGAAACTCGCGCCGCCGGACGAGGAGCACTCATGGATTGAGGTCACGCTGGCGACGGCTGAGATCGGTGGTGAACAGCGAGTTTTGTCGATCCAGCGTGATATCACAAAGCGGAAGCGTCGCGAACGAGAGTTCGAGCAGATCTTCAACGGCGTGACGGACATAATCGGGGTCTACGACCCGCAGACCGCAGAACTACTTGATGTGAACGACACCATGTGTGAGCTCCTCGGATATGCCCGCGACACGATCGTCAATATGGACCCAGAAGAGGTGACGGCAACGGCGCTTGGATTCGATGCGAAGACGATCAGAGATGTTATCCGCGACGTGGCCAAGTCTGGTGACCCGGCGAGGGACATCGAGTGGGCGCTACGGACCGCCAGTGGCGAGGTAGTCTGGATTGAGGTTAACGCGGCATTAACAGAGATTGGCGGCGAGCAGCGTGTGGTCACTATCGCTCGTGACGTCACTGGACGGCGCGACCGCGAAGAGCGGGTACAAGTGTTGAACCGTGTACTGAGACACAACGTACGGAATGATATGGATGCGGTCTTGGGATACACGGCTGCAATTGAGGAGACGGCGGAAGACGAGGTCGTTCAAGAATACGCCGAAAGCGTTCACGATATTGCGAACAGTCTCTTGGAACTGAGCGGTAAGGCGCGCGCCGCCAGCCAAATGCTTCAGGACAACGACCAGCCGGAAAATAGCGGAGCCGGAACAGTTCTGGAGTCTGTCGTCGCCAACCTGCGTGAGTCTCACGACGAAGCGACGATTCAACTGTGCTCTGCGGAGGCTCCCGCACCGGCTGATACAGCTGTCTTTCGGCTGGTGTTAAGCGAGCTCATTGAGAACGCCGTTGAACACGGTGGTGACTCCCCGGAAGTCGAAATTGAGACGACGGCTTCTAGGACCAATGATGAGGCGCGAATCACAGTGCGTGACGATGGACCTGGCATTCCTGATCGAGTCCTCAGTCCGTTCCGAGCCGACGGTGAGTCGCCGCTCCAGCATAATCACGGAATCGGTCTCTGGCTTGTGAACTGGGGTGTTCGGAAACTTGGTGGCGGTATTGAGTTTGAGCAACCCACCGATGGTGGAACTGTCGTTCACGTTTCTTTACCGAACGTGTTGCGCTAG
- a CDS encoding orc1/cdc6 family replication initiation protein: MTPDADDADPSIEDMLLEFDEGAQLIQDRSLLDPTHVVDEDRIVGRDDQLTEITRMLRVAIGGNRPPNLFLYGPSGTGKSLISKAVCDKIDAICAQRGIRFGTIELNCQDLDTLGVAVYELAERAADAAGVEVEVPKHGVATKEKWDELYRIVNDHFDAVVIILDELDMLVGRRDKDEPAFSRLLYQLSRAGGQADAFDAHVSIVGISNDTKMLEQVDSRALSSYTPEEVHFGDYDANQLQDILHRRQDAFADGVLDGDVIPLAAAYAAQTHGDARKAIDLMRVAGELAERGGDATVTAQHVEQAQANVEKNRVLEVVRGISTQKKLCLYATAAVAAESTDGTARSTTGFRVYEYICESIDAEQYQQESYVNKMKELTTYSLVEFERQSRGPTSGVFLEFRFAEEPTTIMETLREDSRINDLHPDELDSVVAAQLRGES; encoded by the coding sequence ATGACTCCCGACGCCGACGATGCCGATCCCTCTATCGAGGATATGCTGCTCGAGTTCGATGAGGGAGCGCAGCTGATCCAGGACCGGAGCCTGCTTGACCCGACACACGTTGTCGATGAAGACCGCATCGTTGGCCGTGACGACCAGTTGACCGAGATCACACGGATGCTTCGTGTTGCGATTGGCGGGAATCGACCACCGAATCTCTTTCTCTACGGCCCCTCCGGAACGGGGAAGTCGCTCATCTCGAAGGCCGTCTGTGACAAGATCGACGCCATCTGTGCACAGCGAGGTATCCGCTTCGGCACGATCGAGCTCAACTGCCAGGACCTGGATACCCTCGGTGTTGCTGTCTATGAGCTCGCTGAACGCGCTGCTGACGCTGCTGGCGTCGAGGTCGAAGTCCCGAAACACGGGGTGGCGACCAAGGAGAAATGGGATGAACTCTATCGTATCGTCAACGACCACTTCGACGCGGTCGTCATCATCCTCGATGAACTCGACATGCTCGTTGGCCGTCGCGATAAGGATGAACCCGCGTTCTCTCGGTTGCTGTACCAACTGTCGCGAGCCGGTGGGCAAGCCGATGCCTTCGATGCCCACGTCTCGATTGTCGGAATTTCCAACGACACCAAGATGCTCGAGCAGGTTGATTCACGAGCCCTCTCCTCGTACACGCCTGAGGAGGTTCACTTCGGTGACTATGATGCGAACCAACTGCAGGATATCCTCCATCGACGGCAGGATGCCTTCGCCGACGGTGTGCTGGATGGTGACGTAATCCCGCTCGCAGCTGCGTATGCCGCACAGACGCACGGTGACGCACGGAAGGCGATCGATCTCATGCGCGTCGCTGGGGAACTTGCCGAGCGCGGCGGGGATGCAACGGTCACGGCCCAACACGTCGAGCAAGCCCAAGCGAACGTCGAGAAGAATCGGGTCCTTGAGGTCGTCCGCGGCATCTCGACCCAGAAGAAGCTCTGTCTGTATGCGACGGCCGCGGTGGCGGCTGAGTCCACCGATGGGACAGCGCGCTCGACGACCGGCTTCCGTGTCTACGAGTATATCTGCGAGTCGATTGATGCCGAGCAGTACCAGCAGGAGAGTTACGTGAACAAAATGAAGGAACTCACGACGTACTCGCTCGTTGAGTTCGAGCGCCAGTCACGTGGCCCGACGAGTGGTGTGTTCCTTGAATTCCGGTTCGCCGAGGAGCCGACGACCATCATGGAAACGCTTCGTGAGGATTCCCGAATCAACGACTTGCACCCTGACGAACTCGATAGTGTCGTTGCCGCACAACTTCGCGGCGAAAGCTGA
- a CDS encoding ATP-binding protein, with product MLLSLGLSVSIDVVIIGLLIWVTWQTAKDRSPPNAAPFALMTGSLLLWAFLSLISELPNAWGVGSNLAAIAQVIPIVFLPAIWLVYVLGYTGRETGFTFLRGALFVLLALPLTGAAATCEGDPTREEIRRSLASLVGAELFLIIIIFVYAAFLFISYGWNHGRVSRTQVGVQLGAVSAPYIIGGWLDGSSIIDGVTGGLLVSGVLLTVAIQRYPVLTGFPKADYVARSRVVESLQEAVVVVDWKSKILDANVAAEELFGWMTQNVIGTPLDTAVDGFDGIDLSTGTTGVVSLQTTKGRRQFQYTVSDVERDTGDSDEEPVARTIVFRDVTDQRTREQRLSVLNRVLRHNARNKLDVILAHADHVEDDTHRTSIQHSARELASVSRKAREAEEVMTDSVGAPSTVDIAAVAHEVVTRVRDDYPDSSISVTAPERLQLTSYRTVVHRLMTELVENAIVHSDDPIRVDVEVETTVDDIPQLRIADNGPGMPDRERDLLTESGETQLEHGLGVGLWFVNWAVSQLGAELEFQSTGTTGTTVVVRFYRNRESIPQDSDGSDNG from the coding sequence ATGCTGCTCTCATTAGGACTCTCAGTTTCCATTGATGTAGTCATTATTGGACTATTGATATGGGTAACGTGGCAAACTGCGAAGGATCGATCCCCGCCAAATGCGGCCCCCTTTGCGCTAATGACCGGCAGTCTGTTGTTGTGGGCGTTCCTCTCGCTGATCTCTGAACTTCCGAACGCGTGGGGGGTCGGATCGAATTTGGCTGCTATCGCGCAGGTTATACCGATTGTGTTTCTTCCCGCGATATGGCTGGTCTATGTGCTCGGGTATACCGGCCGAGAAACAGGCTTTACTTTCCTCCGAGGCGCGCTGTTTGTTCTCCTGGCGCTCCCGCTAACTGGGGCAGCCGCCACGTGCGAGGGTGACCCAACGAGGGAGGAGATTCGTCGCTCACTCGCGTCACTCGTCGGTGCTGAATTATTCTTGATAATTATAATCTTTGTCTACGCAGCCTTTCTCTTCATTAGCTACGGTTGGAACCACGGACGTGTTTCAAGAACACAGGTTGGAGTTCAACTAGGAGCAGTCTCAGCGCCGTACATTATTGGTGGCTGGCTCGACGGAAGTTCGATTATCGATGGAGTTACAGGCGGGTTGTTAGTTTCGGGAGTGCTACTGACAGTTGCGATTCAACGTTATCCAGTATTGACAGGGTTCCCGAAGGCTGATTATGTCGCGCGGTCACGCGTTGTCGAATCGCTTCAGGAGGCAGTTGTCGTTGTAGATTGGAAATCAAAAATCCTCGATGCCAATGTAGCAGCTGAGGAATTGTTTGGGTGGATGACACAAAACGTAATCGGGACACCACTCGACACGGCCGTTGATGGATTCGACGGGATAGATCTATCAACTGGTACTACAGGAGTCGTTTCGCTACAGACCACAAAGGGCCGACGTCAGTTTCAGTACACGGTTTCTGACGTCGAACGCGACACAGGCGACAGCGACGAGGAGCCCGTGGCCCGGACAATTGTCTTCCGAGACGTAACCGATCAGCGGACCCGTGAACAGCGGCTCTCAGTACTCAATCGAGTGCTTCGACACAACGCCCGGAACAAACTCGACGTGATCTTGGCGCATGCGGATCACGTAGAAGACGATACGCACCGGACATCAATTCAGCATAGTGCCAGAGAACTTGCCTCGGTCAGTCGGAAAGCACGGGAGGCTGAAGAGGTTATGACCGATAGCGTCGGCGCTCCGTCGACGGTCGATATTGCTGCTGTCGCCCACGAAGTCGTCACGAGGGTCCGGGATGACTACCCGGATAGCAGCATCTCAGTCACCGCACCGGAGCGGCTACAATTAACCTCCTATCGGACCGTTGTACACCGGCTCATGACTGAGCTCGTCGAGAACGCCATCGTTCACTCAGATGATCCCATACGAGTTGATGTCGAGGTTGAAACAACAGTTGATGACATCCCGCAACTCCGAATCGCAGACAATGGTCCCGGAATGCCAGACCGGGAACGTGATTTATTGACCGAATCGGGCGAAACACAACTTGAACACGGGCTTGGTGTCGGACTCTGGTTCGTCAATTGGGCAGTAAGCCAACTGGGCGCTGAACTTGAGTTCCAGTCTACTGGTACCACGGGTACTACCGTAGTCGTTCGTTTTTATCGGAACAGAGAATCGATACCACAAGACTCAGACGGCAGTGATAATGGGTGA
- a CDS encoding DUF6498-containing protein: MISPDQSRRRALARAFVLNAVPVVGVLALDWSLLALLLIYWFELGVNLVVAVVEGVVAEYPPMYDDSPTETLLFGALVTKRGGIPLPGTQAMLRPANLPPVFAAIVGFGLVWAITGSIGIGGAGMELPESEIDRAAGSALLGFLAVFVTRIGEGVAYFWNREYTNVPVGDPLRSALVPIMGVGTAMLFAGMAATVGAPAWGILLAVIGVKLLGDLANIYRDRLIAFDRTDDIELGFAVEYEDWPPLETTFETSPTNYRSHPGAVVLNGVTRGLQSPVLLVLGVFIGLFTILGITTNSVGLLVLMGNITAWLLLLAAVVGVVDRSLRYLLVTYDVAGGVLARDRVLGPQWRLDTEQLATATTHQTRIDRWFDTETIIVETGDRTYKLPHLPKEAIPSAGGV; the protein is encoded by the coding sequence TTGATATCCCCCGACCAGTCTCGACGCCGAGCACTCGCCCGTGCTTTTGTCTTGAATGCCGTTCCAGTCGTCGGTGTCCTCGCGCTTGATTGGTCGCTTCTTGCACTACTGTTGATCTACTGGTTTGAGCTCGGCGTCAATCTTGTCGTCGCAGTGGTGGAGGGAGTGGTCGCCGAGTATCCACCGATGTACGACGATAGTCCGACGGAAACACTGCTGTTTGGGGCTCTCGTCACCAAGCGCGGCGGGATTCCCCTGCCGGGGACACAGGCAATGCTTCGCCCGGCGAACTTGCCGCCGGTGTTTGCAGCGATTGTCGGCTTCGGTCTTGTGTGGGCTATTACAGGCAGTATCGGCATCGGCGGTGCAGGCATGGAGTTGCCGGAATCAGAGATAGATCGAGCAGCCGGCTCCGCACTGCTCGGCTTTCTTGCCGTCTTTGTAACCCGAATCGGGGAGGGAGTCGCCTACTTCTGGAACCGTGAGTACACGAATGTTCCCGTTGGGGATCCACTACGATCAGCACTCGTCCCTATCATGGGCGTTGGGACAGCGATGCTGTTTGCAGGGATGGCGGCCACTGTCGGTGCACCGGCTTGGGGTATCCTGCTCGCGGTTATCGGCGTGAAGCTCCTTGGTGACCTCGCCAACATCTACCGGGATCGGCTCATCGCCTTCGACAGAACCGACGATATTGAGCTTGGATTTGCCGTCGAGTATGAGGACTGGCCGCCTCTGGAGACGACGTTCGAGACCTCACCGACGAACTATCGGTCACACCCTGGCGCCGTCGTGCTTAACGGCGTCACACGGGGACTCCAGTCACCAGTGCTTCTTGTTCTTGGCGTCTTCATCGGCCTATTCACCATTCTCGGCATCACGACAAACAGCGTGGGATTGCTGGTTCTGATGGGGAACATCACAGCGTGGCTCTTACTACTGGCCGCCGTCGTGGGCGTCGTGGACCGCTCGCTTCGGTATCTCCTCGTGACGTATGACGTGGCCGGTGGCGTACTGGCTCGCGACCGCGTTCTCGGCCCACAGTGGCGACTCGACACCGAACAGCTAGCGACTGCAACAACTCACCAAACGAGGATTGACCGATGGTTCGACACGGAGACTATCATCGTTGAAACCGGCGACCGCACGTACAAGCTACCCCACCTCCCCAAGGAGGCTATTCCAAGCGCAGGCGGTGTTTAG
- a CDS encoding GntR family transcriptional regulator translates to MSRGPDPKIDPVELLHEFVVSPDPAFVPAEIAESFDTSAETARKAMDRLVDRGLLARKKPGERTVIYWITDDGRKHYSEEST, encoded by the coding sequence ATGTCCCGGGGACCTGACCCAAAAATCGATCCAGTGGAACTCCTACATGAGTTTGTCGTGTCTCCGGATCCTGCCTTCGTCCCCGCTGAAATTGCCGAATCGTTCGATACAAGCGCAGAGACTGCACGCAAGGCTATGGACCGGCTTGTTGATAGAGGCCTGTTAGCCCGCAAGAAGCCGGGAGAACGGACTGTGATTTACTGGATAACGGACGATGGACGTAAGCACTACTCAGAAGAATCTACCTGA
- a CDS encoding DUF3592 domain-containing protein — protein MSKLSLISIILGIVLLGVAGYMAYSQQQSLSSGVQIEATVESKEVTMDSSKSGDRYTPHVTYSYTYNGTQYTSDNISPGIGTKASDTRAAAEDRIDQYNVGETTTAYVVQGSPSESYLKKKSSPVPLIFGILGLFLIGRPVYKSVAS, from the coding sequence ATGTCGAAGCTGTCTCTGATAAGTATAATACTGGGGATTGTGCTGCTCGGAGTTGCTGGATACATGGCATACTCTCAGCAACAAAGCCTCTCGTCCGGGGTGCAGATTGAAGCCACGGTGGAGAGCAAAGAAGTCACCATGGATTCGTCAAAAAGTGGGGATAGGTACACACCCCACGTCACTTACAGCTACACGTACAATGGAACCCAATACACTTCCGACAATATCAGCCCGGGAATAGGAACAAAAGCGTCCGACACAAGGGCCGCCGCGGAAGATAGAATTGACCAGTACAATGTCGGGGAGACAACCACGGCCTATGTCGTGCAAGGCTCACCCTCGGAATCGTATCTTAAGAAAAAGAGTAGCCCCGTACCACTTATATTCGGCATCTTAGGCCTATTCCTGATCGGAAGGCCAGTCTACAAATCCGTCGCTTCTTAA
- a CDS encoding DUF1330 domain-containing protein, with protein MDEETDTVYVAAQIQVEDWETYREEYMPKTFERITAHGGEVLIATEEAEELEGEWDGNWTVLIEFPSETTAHEFMQDDEYVEVMSARHEASAWSDVAMFPKFSG; from the coding sequence ATGGACGAGGAGACAGACACCGTTTACGTCGCCGCACAGATACAGGTTGAGGACTGGGAAACCTACCGAGAGGAATACATGCCGAAGACGTTCGAGCGGATTACTGCTCACGGAGGGGAAGTATTAATCGCCACCGAGGAGGCAGAGGAACTCGAGGGCGAGTGGGACGGCAACTGGACTGTTCTAATCGAGTTCCCCAGTGAGACAACAGCCCACGAATTCATGCAGGACGATGAGTACGTCGAGGTGATGAGCGCACGGCACGAAGCCAGCGCATGGAGCGACGTCGCGATGTTTCCGAAGTTCTCGGGGTGA
- a CDS encoding PadR family transcriptional regulator, which translates to MTAPDCTAFQLRLLALLDRRDDAPKGVTIKQRLEAYLGEQINHGRLYQNLDTLVEAGYVEKRPRDGRTNAYSITDAGHETLMTELAWLRGEHTPEAQ; encoded by the coding sequence ATGACGGCCCCGGACTGCACCGCCTTCCAACTCCGACTGCTCGCACTGCTTGACCGTCGCGATGACGCCCCGAAAGGCGTCACCATCAAACAGCGACTGGAAGCCTACCTCGGCGAGCAGATCAACCACGGCCGCCTCTACCAGAATCTCGATACACTCGTCGAGGCCGGCTATGTCGAGAAGCGCCCCCGCGATGGCCGGACCAACGCCTACTCGATCACCGACGCCGGCCACGAAACACTCATGACGGAGCTGGCGTGGCTCCGCGGCGAGCACACGCCGGAGGCACAATGA
- a CDS encoding PAS domain-containing protein, which yields MARRRAEMQVERGFQAIETAYDGISSLDDSGDFIYVNEAYADIMGYDPGELVGEHFSTLYPEADISIAYDEIIPTAKQSGQWRGKTVFVTKGGEQITVDHLLSFTTEETMICTISETDGAEAIRKELSMKEGAMDKAPIGITMSDPSQDDNSIIYANDKFVELTGYHRDEVIGRNCRFLQGEETQEEPVTEMRHAIEAEEPVSVELRNYWKNGEMFWNRVTLAPLYDDEDELEHFVGFQEDVTAYHD from the coding sequence GTGGCAAGACGCCGCGCCGAAATGCAGGTTGAACGGGGATTCCAGGCCATCGAGACCGCGTACGATGGCATCAGCTCCCTTGATGACAGCGGTGATTTCATCTACGTGAACGAAGCATACGCCGATATCATGGGGTATGACCCCGGTGAGCTCGTCGGAGAACACTTCAGCACGCTCTACCCCGAAGCAGATATCTCCATCGCGTACGACGAGATCATCCCAACTGCCAAGCAGAGTGGACAGTGGAGAGGAAAGACGGTGTTCGTGACGAAAGGTGGTGAACAGATTACTGTCGACCATCTCCTCTCATTCACGACCGAGGAGACGATGATTTGCACCATCTCGGAGACGGATGGAGCAGAGGCGATACGCAAGGAGTTGTCGATGAAAGAGGGAGCGATGGACAAGGCACCAATTGGAATCACAATGAGTGATCCATCACAGGATGATAATTCCATCATCTACGCCAACGACAAGTTTGTCGAACTGACTGGGTATCATCGAGACGAAGTCATTGGTCGAAATTGCCGATTTCTACAGGGCGAGGAGACACAAGAAGAGCCAGTCACAGAGATGCGTCATGCAATCGAGGCAGAGGAACCTGTCTCCGTTGAGCTTCGGAATTATTGGAAGAATGGTGAGATGTTCTGGAATCGTGTGACCCTTGCGCCACTGTACGACGATGAAGATGAATTGGAGCATTTTGTCGGGTTCCAAGAGGACGTGACAGCGTATCATGACTAA
- a CDS encoding DUF5684 domain-containing protein, translating into MRSALSSSDPVQFISSKNIELFVTLGLVVLIFAGFWKMFEKAGKPGWAGIVPIYNLYVLVKISGNTGWWFILFFIPVINFFATLKISIDIAGKFNKGVLFGIGLTLFSFIFYPLLGFGDYQYDDATTPDKNMI; encoded by the coding sequence ATGCGATCAGCATTGAGTTCATCCGATCCGGTACAATTCATCAGTAGTAAAAATATTGAGTTATTTGTAACACTAGGACTTGTTGTCTTGATTTTTGCCGGATTTTGGAAGATGTTCGAGAAGGCTGGTAAGCCGGGGTGGGCTGGAATCGTCCCAATATACAATCTCTACGTCTTGGTCAAAATAAGCGGAAACACAGGGTGGTGGTTTATCCTATTTTTTATTCCAGTGATTAACTTTTTCGCCACGCTGAAAATTAGTATTGACATCGCTGGCAAATTCAACAAGGGTGTTCTGTTCGGCATCGGACTCACGCTTTTTTCATTCATCTTCTACCCGCTTCTTGGGTTCGGTGACTACCAGTATGATGATGCCACTACCCCGGATAAGAATATGATCTAA
- a CDS encoding DUF5808 domain-containing protein: MENQPKSKEPQGWFIGLPYDFRKPTATRVKERFWNPDDSRVFTPMVFGWGYAINLYELGRRTNLIR, from the coding sequence ATGGAGAACCAACCAAAATCAAAAGAACCACAAGGATGGTTCATCGGGTTGCCCTATGATTTCCGGAAGCCGACGGCAACTCGCGTGAAAGAACGGTTTTGGAACCCAGATGATAGCCGAGTCTTTACCCCAATGGTATTCGGTTGGGGCTATGCAATCAATCTGTACGAGCTGGGGAGGCGAACTAATCTGATTCGGTAA